A stretch of Cloacibacillus sp. DNA encodes these proteins:
- the secY gene encoding preprotein translocase subunit SecY, translating to MLDSFRDSFRLPDLKRRILFTLAALFVYRLGAHVPTPGVDAAALGKLFDQGSLLGFLDLFAGGALSRFSIFALGVTPYINSSIVMQLLAVVVPSIEKMQKEGEEGRKKIVQWTRYGTIAFAFIQAVGMTGWLRGLGIYSGSFFDIILVSLTLTTGAVAVMWIGEIMTDHGIGNGISLLIFAGIVVRIPEAIVRTASMVRLGEMNFLVLIIAIAIMLGVIAGCVMLQEGQRRLPVQYAKRMVGNKMYGGQSSFIPLRVNTAGVIPIIFASSILLFPYTIAGLFQHSVARMIQQAMSPSSPIYMILYVALIIFFSYFYTAVVFKPEDISNNMKKNGGFILGIRPGRPTTDYIEKVMGRITLGGAVALAVIAVVPTIMTGIMNINTFYFGGTAVIIVVGVALDTVHQIEGQLLMRHYEGILKRRGGKNGGLLRL from the coding sequence ATGCTGGATTCCTTCCGGGACTCATTTCGGCTTCCCGATTTGAAGCGCCGCATACTCTTCACACTTGCAGCGCTCTTCGTATACCGTCTGGGTGCGCACGTACCCACTCCCGGAGTGGATGCAGCAGCCCTCGGAAAACTTTTTGACCAGGGCTCCCTTCTGGGATTCCTGGATCTTTTCGCGGGCGGCGCGCTCAGCCGGTTCAGCATCTTTGCGCTGGGCGTGACGCCTTACATCAACTCAAGCATTGTCATGCAGCTGCTCGCAGTCGTCGTGCCAAGCATTGAGAAGATGCAGAAAGAGGGAGAAGAGGGGCGTAAGAAGATCGTCCAGTGGACGCGTTACGGCACGATCGCCTTCGCCTTTATTCAGGCAGTTGGCATGACAGGCTGGCTGAGAGGGCTTGGAATCTATTCCGGCAGTTTCTTTGACATAATCCTCGTCTCGCTTACACTGACAACAGGCGCCGTAGCAGTCATGTGGATCGGAGAGATCATGACGGACCACGGCATCGGAAACGGAATATCGCTGCTCATCTTCGCGGGTATAGTAGTAAGGATACCCGAGGCGATCGTCCGCACGGCCTCTATGGTGAGGCTTGGCGAGATGAACTTCCTCGTGCTCATCATAGCGATAGCTATAATGCTGGGCGTAATAGCAGGATGCGTCATGCTCCAGGAGGGACAGCGCAGACTCCCCGTACAATATGCTAAACGCATGGTCGGCAACAAAATGTACGGCGGCCAGTCAAGCTTCATCCCGCTTAGAGTGAACACGGCAGGCGTTATACCGATAATCTTCGCCTCCTCGATCCTGCTCTTCCCCTACACCATCGCCGGTCTTTTCCAGCACAGCGTGGCTAGGATGATACAGCAGGCGATGAGCCCGAGCAGCCCGATATACATGATACTTTATGTGGCGCTCATCATCTTCTTCTCATATTTCTACACGGCGGTCGTCTTCAAGCCTGAAGACATCTCCAACAATATGAAGAAGAACGGCGGGTTCATACTGGGCATACGCCCGGGCAGACCGACGACAGATTATATTGAAAAGGTCATGGGCCGCATCACGCTCGGCGGCGCGGTAGCGCTTGCCGTAATCGCGGTCGTTCCTACCATAATGACTGGGATCATGAACATCAATACGTTCTACTTTGGCGGAACTGCTGTTATAATTGTCGTCGGCGTTGCGCTCGACACTGTCCATCAGATAGAGGGGCAGCTCCTTATGCGCCATTACGAGGGTATCCTCAAACGCCGCGGCGGTAAAAACGGCGGTCTCTTAAGACTGTAG
- a CDS encoding adenylate kinase, with the protein MRIILLGAPGAGKGTQAESIKAKYPIAHISTGDILRANVKAGTELGKSAKEYMDAGKLVPDDVIIGMMETRLQEPDCKEGFMLDGFPRTIGQAEALDGMLKKLGIALDAVVSLNIGDDTVVTRLTARRVCKKCGEIYNTVLKPEKTAGLCDKCGGEVVQRDDDKESVIRNRLAVFHQQTQPLIEYYEKQGLLIPVDASGKKDAVLNILERTKG; encoded by the coding sequence ATGAGGATCATTCTTCTTGGAGCACCTGGCGCAGGCAAGGGAACGCAGGCCGAAAGCATCAAAGCCAAATACCCTATAGCGCATATATCAACGGGCGACATCCTCCGCGCCAACGTCAAGGCGGGGACGGAGCTCGGCAAGAGCGCGAAAGAATATATGGATGCAGGCAAACTTGTGCCTGATGATGTTATCATCGGCATGATGGAGACTCGTCTTCAGGAGCCCGACTGCAAAGAGGGCTTCATGCTCGACGGTTTCCCGCGCACCATAGGTCAGGCGGAAGCGCTTGACGGTATGCTCAAAAAGTTAGGCATCGCGCTCGACGCGGTAGTGAGCCTCAACATCGGCGACGATACCGTCGTCACGAGGCTCACGGCCAGAAGAGTCTGCAAAAAGTGCGGCGAAATATACAACACCGTGCTGAAGCCTGAAAAAACGGCTGGCCTCTGCGACAAATGCGGCGGAGAGGTAGTCCAGAGGGACGACGACAAAGAAAGCGTCATACGCAATCGTCTTGCCGTCTTCCATCAGCAGACGCAGCCCCTTATTGAGTATTACGAGAAACAGGGCCTTTTGATCCCCGTAGACGCGTCTGGCAAAAAAGACGCGGTGCTCAATATCCTTGAGCGGACGAAAGGTTAA
- the map gene encoding type I methionyl aminopeptidase produces MITFKSDRDIAKMRVAGQVVADILKLMRDMVKPGIDTLTLDEAAENLVKKSGGKPAFKGYKVPWEPIPFPGTICASINEEVVHGIPSRNRVLNEGDIISIDTGASIDGFFGDACCTFAVGKISEDRQRLLDITLASLHAGVAAVKPGATLGDIGHAVEQVVTPAGYGLVRDYAGHGIGHRLHEAPQVPNYGRPGSGITVKPRMTFCVEPMVMIGAEEVTQRPGGWTVVTKDGSDAAHFEFSLLVTEDGVEILTPWE; encoded by the coding sequence ATGATCACCTTTAAAAGCGACCGGGACATTGCGAAGATGCGCGTAGCAGGCCAGGTCGTAGCTGATATCCTCAAATTGATGAGAGATATGGTAAAACCAGGAATAGATACTCTTACTCTTGACGAGGCGGCTGAAAATCTGGTAAAAAAATCAGGTGGCAAACCGGCCTTCAAAGGATACAAAGTACCATGGGAGCCTATTCCGTTTCCCGGCACGATCTGCGCGTCGATCAATGAAGAGGTCGTGCACGGGATCCCCTCAAGAAACAGAGTTCTCAACGAGGGAGACATAATCAGTATCGACACCGGCGCCTCAATCGACGGCTTTTTCGGAGACGCATGCTGCACCTTTGCGGTGGGGAAAATCAGTGAGGATCGACAGCGGCTGCTCGACATCACTCTGGCATCCCTGCACGCGGGAGTCGCGGCTGTGAAACCGGGAGCAACGCTCGGAGACATCGGACATGCGGTAGAACAAGTTGTCACCCCTGCGGGCTACGGCCTCGTCAGGGACTACGCAGGCCACGGCATCGGACATAGGCTGCACGAGGCTCCACAGGTCCCCAATTACGGGCGGCCCGGAAGCGGTATAACCGTCAAACCGCGGATGACCTTTTGTGTAGAGCCTATGGTGATGATCGGAGCGGAAGAGGTTACCCAGCGTCCTGGCGGATGGACCGTCGTCACAAAAGATGGAAGCGACGCGGCTCATTTTGAATTCAGCCTTCTGGTAACGGAAGACGGCGTGGAGATACTTACGCCATGGGAATAA
- a CDS encoding KOW domain-containing RNA-binding protein: MGITSRTQKVSFCAGDVVVVLRGKYAGKPFAVMGTDNERVLIANGAEFKAAKPKKKNVIHLHQTHYNLEDVAGRVAGGKPLDNGWLMQKLSNLLEKSSGASCKQEDEAAEWPKKR; this comes from the coding sequence ATGGGAATAACCTCCCGCACACAGAAAGTAAGCTTCTGCGCAGGAGACGTCGTAGTCGTGCTCCGCGGAAAGTACGCGGGGAAACCATTTGCCGTTATGGGCACTGACAACGAAAGAGTATTGATAGCAAACGGGGCGGAATTCAAAGCGGCTAAGCCCAAGAAGAAAAATGTTATTCACCTGCACCAAACGCACTATAATCTCGAAGATGTGGCTGGGCGTGTCGCTGGCGGGAAACCTCTAGACAATGGCTGGTTGATGCAAAAACTTTCCAACTTGTTGGAAAAAAGCAGCGGCGCATCTTGCAAACAGGAGGATGAAGCTGCCGAATGGCCAAAGAAGAGGTAA
- the infA gene encoding translation initiation factor IF-1: protein MAKEEVIEVKGKVVEPLPNAMFRVELENGHKILAHVSGKMRMHFIRILPGDRVLLQLSPYDLTRGRITYRYK, encoded by the coding sequence ATGGCCAAAGAAGAGGTAATTGAAGTAAAAGGCAAGGTAGTGGAGCCGCTGCCGAACGCCATGTTCAGGGTAGAACTTGAAAATGGCCACAAGATACTGGCTCATGTCTCGGGAAAAATGCGTATGCATTTTATCAGGATCCTTCCGGGCGACAGAGTTCTATTGCAGCTTTCGCCCTACGACCTGACTCGCGGTAGGATAACATACAGATACAAGTAG
- the rpmJ gene encoding 50S ribosomal protein L36: MKVRPSVKPICEFCRVIKRHGVVRIICSRNPRHKQRQGARR; this comes from the coding sequence ATGAAAGTAAGACCGTCGGTCAAACCTATATGTGAATTTTGCAGAGTCATTAAGCGCCACGGTGTCGTGCGCATAATCTGCAGCAGAAACCCGCGCCATAAGCAGCGTCAGGGAGCAAGGAGGTAG
- the rpsM gene encoding 30S ribosomal protein S13 yields MARLAGVDLPRDKRIEIALTYIFGIGPAVAEDIIKITGINPDTRVKDLSEEEEQKLRAEIENNRLVEGDLRRDIAMNIKRLMDIGCYRGIRHRLGLPVRGQKTKTNARTRKGPKRAVAGKKKVTK; encoded by the coding sequence ATGGCTCGTTTAGCCGGAGTAGACCTGCCGCGTGATAAAAGGATCGAAATAGCCCTTACCTATATTTTTGGGATCGGGCCGGCAGTTGCAGAGGATATCATAAAGATCACTGGAATCAACCCGGATACAAGGGTTAAGGATCTTTCGGAAGAAGAAGAGCAGAAGCTGCGCGCAGAGATTGAAAACAACCGTCTCGTAGAGGGCGACCTCCGCCGCGACATCGCGATGAACATCAAGCGTCTTATGGACATTGGCTGCTATCGCGGGATCAGACACCGTCTCGGCCTCCCTGTAAGGGGACAGAAAACCAAGACGAACGCCCGCACGCGTAAAGGTCCCAAGAGGGCCGTCGCGGGCAAGAAGAAAGTCACCAAGTAA
- the rpsK gene encoding 30S ribosomal protein S11, whose amino-acid sequence MAKRVQRSRKRKERKNISYGVAHIFSTFNNTIVTLTDKQGNALSWASGGNVGFKGTRKSTPYAAQMSAAQAAKVAQDHGVTEIDVVVKGPGPGRESAIRSLQAAGLQVNVIRDATPIPHNGCRPPKRRRV is encoded by the coding sequence TTGGCCAAACGCGTACAGCGCAGTCGCAAGCGCAAAGAAAGAAAGAATATCAGCTATGGTGTTGCTCATATATTCTCAACATTCAACAACACGATAGTGACTCTTACCGACAAACAGGGCAACGCCCTTTCATGGGCCTCCGGCGGCAACGTCGGATTCAAAGGAACCCGTAAATCGACGCCTTATGCAGCACAGATGTCCGCAGCACAGGCGGCGAAAGTTGCACAGGATCATGGCGTTACAGAGATCGATGTAGTTGTAAAGGGTCCCGGCCCGGGACGTGAATCTGCTATCCGTTCGCTTCAGGCGGCGGGGCTTCAGGTTAACGTTATCCGTGACGCAACGCCGATCCCGCACAATGGCTGCCGTCCGCCGAAACGGCGCCGCGTGTAG